The following proteins are encoded in a genomic region of Chloracidobacterium sp.:
- a CDS encoding ABC transporter permease, whose protein sequence is MNSLVFSNMLHRPMRTVVSIIGIGVGILLIVFTVGLANGSLRERAQREANVGAEIMMRASGSIGLSGSESLRLPQSLTADVEKVEGVKKAIAIAQNTVSVTDSTTGSRLVDGVNFDEYAEVAGLDVIKGRGLGPSGDEMICDSAWMAQKKLNVGDQIPLYDRSFTLVGIYEPAAGARIKIPLETMQKQLGGEGKASAILVKITPGADENIVAERLQGKFPDDQIILTSQIEELYMQSVPALNVFLNVVIGVAGAISALIILLTMYTTVTERTRQIGVLKSLGMSNLSVAWTIIKEAMLISIGGVIFGLVGTFLLTAALERWTTLTVQIEPRLVGGILVVGIISGIIGALYPGMRAAKLDPVEALNYE, encoded by the coding sequence ATGAATAGCCTTGTCTTTTCAAATATGCTTCACCGCCCGATGCGGACGGTCGTCTCGATCATCGGCATCGGCGTCGGGATATTATTGATCGTATTTACGGTAGGGCTGGCGAACGGAAGCCTCCGTGAGCGTGCTCAGCGTGAGGCGAATGTCGGCGCCGAAATAATGATGCGGGCATCGGGTTCGATTGGGCTTTCCGGTTCGGAATCGCTGCGGCTTCCGCAATCGCTAACGGCTGACGTCGAAAAGGTCGAAGGCGTAAAAAAGGCCATTGCGATCGCTCAAAACACCGTTTCCGTAACCGACTCAACGACGGGGTCAAGACTTGTTGACGGTGTGAACTTTGATGAATATGCAGAGGTTGCCGGCCTCGATGTTATAAAAGGCCGCGGGCTCGGACCGTCAGGCGATGAGATGATCTGCGACAGCGCGTGGATGGCGCAAAAGAAGCTGAACGTCGGCGATCAGATCCCGCTCTACGACCGCTCGTTCACGCTTGTCGGCATTTATGAGCCGGCCGCCGGAGCGAGGATAAAGATACCACTTGAGACGATGCAAAAGCAGCTCGGCGGCGAAGGCAAAGCAAGCGCGATCTTGGTCAAGATCACGCCCGGTGCTGACGAGAATATTGTGGCCGAAAGGCTGCAAGGGAAGTTCCCCGACGATCAGATCATTCTTACAAGTCAGATCGAAGAGCTTTATATGCAGAGCGTTCCGGCTTTGAATGTCTTCCTCAACGTTGTCATCGGCGTTGCCGGGGCCATCAGTGCGCTTATCATACTGCTTACAATGTACACTACGGTCACGGAACGCACGCGGCAGATCGGCGTACTGAAATCTCTCGGGATGTCGAACCTCAGCGTGGCGTGGACGATCATAAAGGAGGCGATGCTTATCAGCATCGGCGGCGTCATTTTCGGGCTTGTCGGCACGTTCCTTTTAACTGCCGCTCTTGAGCGCTGGACAACGCTTACAGTGCAGATCGAGCCGCGGCTTGTGGGCGGCATTCTCGTCGTCGGCATCATCAGCGGCATCATCGGCGCTCTTTATCCCGGAATGCGCGCCGCCAAACTCGACCCTGTCGAGGCACTAAATTATGAGTAA
- a CDS encoding glycoside hydrolase: MRKAIRRCLALSFIFCIFSTAVPAQKRFYIGPDDHTDYFWLADDITYRQAFLTMIDYYLDKMDATQSNPSDRQMRWNCDGSLWMWEYEKNRSAAQFERMMSRLRDGHMSVNLNALALVQGGSPTEAVLRGMYYPGLIERRHNVKFPLAIAMENQTLPYGLPSLWAGSGAKYSWKGVCGCATAVADLNDRDREIYYAGGRDGSRVLMKWNSLFSGNTNIGGYAEAFDPLASIQFADSNPTFRSKYPFPVIGAFGRGHDDLQYLSDEFVDVAQQNTTPDRRIIVSDQVDFFRDFEAAYGPQLETYAAAYGNEWDVLTASMAEVTSRLRRAVEKLRTAEAMATLVSMNDPSFMTARAAQRDKAMLDMGLYFEHDWTADGPVSASARAAWSKRVEAEVTDYVEGLSMDAARRLGEQISRSGQYRRFAVFNPLSWQRSDVVEIPHRGNYKVRIVDVSTGAEVPSQPVRTGNSQTIRLLASNIPPVGYKVYEIREGAAGQFAGGPAGSGTTIENERYKLTLAGDGSITSLIDKTRSDREFARNIGGRVINDLGGDRSGNVVIENSGPVSITLRAISASPVAHTTRVTLYRDLDRIDIKNEITANFSDTKTWGFSFDLNSPDVWHEEVGAVIRAKLMSAGGHYSPKNARYDWLTMNHFADMTSGQSNVGITVSNWDDSFMKLGSSTASSLDTSTPQINVLAGGRVDGPGLGIPNQNGDRYFMQRFALRTHGSFDQLSAMQFSLEHQNPLVPVMIDGLDTRTRPYPAESFSFVTISDPNVILWALKPAEDGIGRGVVARVWNQAAMPRWYTIELDRSIASAERLTHIETTIGPADVEYGQLSATAQQQQIQTHLLKFAAQLNRPPETSAK, encoded by the coding sequence ATGAGGAAAGCGATCCGGCGGTGTCTAGCACTCTCGTTCATATTCTGTATCTTCTCGACGGCAGTTCCCGCGCAGAAACGCTTCTATATCGGTCCCGACGATCACACCGATTATTTTTGGCTCGCCGATGACATCACCTATCGCCAGGCATTTCTGACGATGATCGATTATTACCTCGATAAGATGGACGCGACGCAGTCTAACCCTTCCGATCGGCAGATGCGTTGGAATTGCGACGGCAGCCTTTGGATGTGGGAGTACGAGAAGAATCGTTCAGCGGCCCAATTTGAGCGGATGATGTCGCGGCTGCGTGACGGGCACATGAGCGTCAACCTGAATGCACTCGCCTTGGTGCAGGGCGGCTCGCCGACCGAAGCGGTGCTTCGCGGTATGTACTATCCGGGCCTGATCGAGCGCCGTCATAACGTAAAATTCCCGCTCGCGATCGCTATGGAGAATCAGACGCTGCCCTACGGCCTGCCGTCGCTTTGGGCCGGTTCCGGTGCAAAGTATTCATGGAAAGGAGTTTGCGGCTGTGCAACAGCCGTAGCGGACTTGAACGACCGTGACCGAGAGATCTATTACGCCGGCGGGCGCGACGGCAGCCGCGTGCTGATGAAATGGAACTCACTCTTTAGCGGCAACACGAACATAGGCGGCTACGCCGAGGCATTCGACCCGCTGGCCTCGATCCAATTTGCGGATTCGAATCCAACGTTCCGATCAAAATATCCATTTCCGGTGATCGGCGCATTCGGGCGCGGACACGACGACCTTCAGTATTTGAGTGATGAATTCGTAGATGTCGCGCAGCAGAACACCACGCCGGATCGAAGGATCATCGTTTCGGATCAGGTGGATTTCTTCCGTGATTTTGAGGCGGCGTACGGCCCGCAGCTCGAAACGTATGCGGCTGCGTACGGCAATGAGTGGGACGTGCTTACGGCCTCGATGGCCGAGGTAACGAGCCGCTTGCGGCGCGCAGTCGAAAAGCTGCGAACAGCCGAAGCAATGGCGACGCTCGTTTCGATGAACGACCCGAGTTTTATGACCGCGCGTGCCGCTCAGCGTGATAAGGCCATGCTCGATATGGGCCTGTATTTTGAGCACGATTGGACGGCTGACGGCCCCGTGTCGGCTTCTGCTCGAGCCGCATGGAGCAAACGCGTCGAGGCTGAGGTGACGGATTATGTCGAAGGCCTTTCAATGGATGCCGCCCGGCGATTGGGCGAGCAGATCTCGCGCTCCGGCCAATACCGGCGATTTGCTGTCTTCAATCCGCTGAGCTGGCAGCGCAGCGATGTCGTAGAAATACCGCATCGCGGCAATTACAAGGTCCGCATCGTCGATGTCTCGACCGGTGCCGAAGTGCCGTCGCAGCCGGTGAGGACGGGCAACAGCCAAACCATCAGGCTTCTCGCATCGAATATTCCGCCGGTCGGATATAAGGTTTACGAGATACGCGAGGGCGCCGCCGGTCAATTTGCAGGCGGCCCTGCGGGATCGGGTACGACGATCGAGAATGAGCGCTACAAACTGACCCTTGCGGGTGACGGCTCGATCACAAGCCTTATCGACAAGACACGCAGCGATCGCGAATTCGCCCGCAATATCGGCGGGCGCGTCATCAATGACCTTGGCGGCGACCGCTCAGGGAACGTCGTTATCGAAAACTCCGGCCCTGTGAGTATCACGCTGCGCGCGATTTCGGCCAGCCCTGTTGCGCACACGACCCGTGTAACGCTCTATCGCGATTTAGACCGTATCGATATCAAGAACGAGATAACGGCAAATTTCAGTGATACAAAGACTTGGGGCTTTTCATTCGATCTTAACTCGCCCGACGTATGGCACGAAGAGGTCGGAGCCGTTATTCGTGCAAAGTTGATGAGTGCCGGCGGCCATTACAGCCCGAAGAATGCAAGGTATGATTGGCTGACGATGAACCATTTCGCGGATATGACGAGCGGTCAGTCGAATGTCGGCATCACTGTCTCGAATTGGGACGACTCGTTCATGAAGCTAGGCTCCAGCACGGCATCATCACTCGACACCTCGACGCCGCAGATCAACGTGCTTGCCGGCGGTCGTGTTGACGGCCCCGGACTCGGCATCCCGAATCAGAATGGCGACCGCTATTTTATGCAGCGATTCGCACTTCGGACACACGGTTCATTCGATCAGTTGTCGGCGATGCAGTTCTCGCTCGAACATCAGAACCCGCTTGTTCCGGTGATGATAGACGGCCTTGATACGCGCACACGGCCGTATCCGGCGGAAAGTTTCTCATTCGTTACCATTTCGGATCCGAACGTGATCCTTTGGGCCTTGAAGCCTGCGGAGGACGGCATCGGACGGGGCGTTGTTGCGCGGGTTTGGAATCAGGCGGCCATGCCGCGATGGTACACGATCGAGCTTGACCGATCTATCGCATCGGCTGAACGGCTTACGCATATCGAGACAACGATCGGCCCCGCCGATGTTGAATATGGACAACTATCGGCAACCGCACAGCAGCAGCAGATTCAGACACATCTCTTGAAATTTGCGGCACAGTTGAACAGGCCGCCCGAAACGTCAGCTAAATAA
- a CDS encoding bifunctional transaldolase/phosoglucose isomerase — protein MSVNSLQYSLPSSIQRIFDENAAAWQQNNGTSRIWAKDATLWTGSDEAKWLGWLDIAERIAADAARYAALRADVESSGFTDVLLMGMGGSSLCPEVLGVTFGKTRFHILDSTSPAQIKAVEDRLDPAKTLFIVASKSGSTLEPNCFKQYFFDRVSTIVGKENAGRQFVAVTDPGSSMEKAAKADGFRHIFYGDPEIGGRFSALSAFGMTAAAAMGIDVAKFLSNTAPMTAACRAESLAENPGALLGVILGTCHILGRDKLTFFPSPEIYDLGAWLEQLIAESTGKRGVAIIPVDREPGQKEYGSDRVFAFISVNNDDAIKAQFTAVTAAGHPAVLIDMDDISTLGQEFFRWEFATATAGSLMKINTFDQPDVEAAKVEARKLTDEYEKEGKLPDETPFFESEGVKMFASKEYGGELAAAVTEPTLASLVAAHIDKIGANDYFALLAFIEMNASHEAILQAIRQKVLRETRAATCLGFGPRFLHSTGQAYKGGPNTGVFLQITADDPIDLTVPGQKYTFGVVRAAQARGDLQVLIDRGRRALRIHLGKDVSGGLRKIESII, from the coding sequence ATGTCTGTTAATTCACTTCAATATTCGCTACCTTCATCCATCCAGAGAATTTTTGACGAAAATGCCGCCGCTTGGCAGCAGAACAACGGCACCTCGCGGATCTGGGCAAAGGACGCAACGCTGTGGACCGGCAGCGATGAGGCCAAATGGCTCGGTTGGCTCGATATCGCCGAAAGGATCGCCGCAGACGCCGCACGCTACGCCGCATTAAGGGCTGATGTCGAAAGCTCGGGGTTCACCGACGTGCTCTTGATGGGAATGGGCGGCTCATCACTTTGCCCCGAAGTTCTTGGCGTTACCTTTGGTAAAACGCGCTTTCACATACTCGATTCGACCTCGCCCGCACAGATAAAGGCGGTGGAAGACCGGCTCGACCCGGCAAAAACGCTCTTCATTGTTGCCAGCAAATCAGGCTCAACGCTAGAGCCGAATTGCTTTAAGCAATATTTCTTTGACCGCGTATCGACGATCGTCGGTAAGGAGAATGCGGGCCGGCAGTTCGTTGCGGTGACAGACCCGGGATCATCTATGGAAAAAGCGGCTAAGGCCGACGGCTTCCGGCATATCTTTTACGGCGACCCCGAGATCGGCGGACGTTTCTCTGCACTTTCGGCATTCGGTATGACGGCCGCGGCTGCGATGGGCATTGACGTTGCCAAGTTCCTTTCAAACACCGCACCGATGACCGCTGCATGCCGCGCTGAAAGCCTCGCAGAAAATCCCGGAGCCTTGCTCGGCGTCATTCTTGGCACATGCCATATATTGGGCCGCGACAAACTGACGTTCTTTCCCTCGCCTGAGATCTACGATCTAGGCGCATGGCTCGAACAACTCATCGCAGAATCGACCGGCAAACGCGGCGTTGCGATCATTCCCGTGGACCGCGAACCCGGGCAGAAGGAATACGGAAGCGATCGAGTATTCGCATTTATTAGTGTCAATAATGACGATGCAATAAAGGCTCAGTTCACGGCCGTAACAGCTGCAGGGCATCCGGCCGTGCTTATCGATATGGACGACATTTCGACGCTCGGACAAGAGTTCTTCCGATGGGAATTCGCGACGGCAACCGCAGGTTCGCTTATGAAGATCAACACCTTTGATCAGCCCGATGTCGAAGCTGCTAAGGTCGAGGCGCGGAAATTAACGGATGAGTACGAAAAGGAAGGTAAATTGCCGGATGAGACACCGTTCTTTGAAAGTGAGGGCGTGAAGATGTTCGCGAGCAAGGAATACGGCGGCGAACTCGCTGCTGCGGTCACTGAACCTACGCTTGCCTCGCTGGTCGCCGCGCATATAGATAAGATCGGAGCGAATGATTACTTTGCGCTGCTCGCATTTATCGAGATGAACGCGTCTCATGAGGCCATTCTGCAAGCGATCCGGCAGAAGGTCTTGCGCGAGACGCGTGCTGCGACATGCCTGGGCTTTGGCCCGCGTTTCCTTCATTCGACAGGGCAGGCGTACAAGGGCGGCCCGAATACAGGCGTCTTTCTTCAGATCACTGCTGACGACCCGATCGACCTTACCGTTCCCGGTCAGAAATATACGTTCGGCGTGGTGCGTGCGGCACAGGCCCGCGGCGACCTGCAAGTGCTGATCGACCGCGGAAGGCGTGCATTGCGGATACATCTCGGCAAGGATGTTTCGGGCGGCCTTAGAAAGATCGAATCCATTATTTAG
- a CDS encoding inositol-3-phosphate synthase, with the protein MGKKLGIAIVGVGGAVGTTMAAGVELLRQGAIDRTGLPLADIEADDMAAYDDIVIAGWDLFAADLAAAAADHEVLSHKQFVNAEAALKAITPWPAVGDVRFLANIEGSHRLTDHTHRLVIERLRTNISEFRSRCDSVVVINLASTEKLASGYTEAFSSLKAFDAALDSNSENISPAMLYAYASIAEGVPYGNFTPSAAADIPALIEFAELRGVPIAGKDGKTGQTFIKTVLAPALRSRALRVDGWYSTNILGNRDGLALSNEGSLASKLMTKSSVLDEILGYDVEDHIVDIRYYRPRGDNKEAWDNIDISGFLGQQMQIKVNFLCKDSILAAPLAIEIARCLDLAHTQGRKGIQEQLSVFFKLPMTVSGSPEHAFHTQEQMLLDWLRK; encoded by the coding sequence ATGGGTAAGAAGCTTGGCATTGCGATCGTCGGGGTCGGTGGAGCGGTCGGGACGACCATGGCCGCCGGGGTTGAATTACTTCGCCAAGGTGCGATCGACCGCACGGGCCTGCCGCTCGCGGATATCGAAGCCGACGATATGGCAGCGTACGATGACATAGTCATTGCAGGCTGGGATCTATTTGCCGCCGATCTTGCCGCGGCAGCTGCAGATCACGAAGTTCTCTCGCACAAACAGTTCGTAAATGCAGAAGCCGCACTCAAGGCGATCACGCCTTGGCCGGCTGTCGGTGATGTACGGTTCTTGGCGAATATCGAAGGCTCGCACCGGCTTACAGACCATACGCATCGCTTGGTGATCGAGCGACTGCGTACAAACATCAGCGAATTTCGCTCGCGATGTGATTCGGTCGTTGTCATCAATCTTGCTTCGACCGAAAAGCTTGCGAGCGGCTACACCGAAGCGTTCTCATCGCTCAAGGCGTTCGACGCCGCTCTCGACTCGAACTCCGAAAACATCTCTCCTGCGATGCTCTACGCGTACGCTTCGATCGCCGAAGGTGTTCCTTACGGCAACTTCACACCATCGGCCGCCGCTGACATTCCTGCGCTTATCGAGTTTGCCGAGTTACGCGGTGTGCCGATCGCGGGAAAGGACGGCAAGACGGGCCAGACCTTTATTAAGACGGTTCTCGCTCCGGCTCTCCGAAGCCGCGCACTTCGCGTTGACGGCTGGTATTCGACCAATATCCTCGGCAACCGCGACGGGCTTGCGCTCTCGAACGAGGGATCTCTCGCCTCAAAGCTGATGACAAAGAGCAGCGTCCTTGACGAAATACTTGGCTATGACGTCGAGGATCATATTGTTGATATTCGCTATTACAGGCCGCGCGGTGATAACAAAGAAGCTTGGGATAATATCGACATCAGCGGCTTTCTCGGTCAGCAGATGCAAATAAAGGTAAATTTTTTGTGTAAGGATTCGATTCTTGCCGCCCCGCTCGCCATCGAGATCGCACGGTGTCTCGACCTTGCTCACACACAGGGCCGAAAGGGCATACAGGAGCAACTCTCAGTGTTTTTCAAACTGCCGATGACCGTATCAGGCAGTCCCGAACACGCTTTTCACACTCAAGAGCAAATGCTGCTTGACTGGCTTAGGAAATGA
- a CDS encoding long-chain-fatty-acid--CoA ligase produces the protein MSEPFTSVRELLESRSSEYDEKVFLISEADSREWSYAAFNKAVNRTANLLLSHGICKGDVVSLLMPNSAEYIIAYFACWKIGALAGPVNSLLKSEEIEWVIGNSEARLLLLNSEYSDTVAQIEKPPVVVFDSVEAAAGGFSSELAETELDNDDEAIIIYTSGTTGKPKGCLLTHGNLLANARQITDWMGFGPEDRLLTLMPLFHMNAVSVTTMTALYAGGMTIVSPKFSASRFWEIIERYKVTSFGSVATMLSMLLNRADDTAQRRFEHLRFAMCGSAPVPAEVLRRFEEAFGCLVIEGYGLSESTCRSTFNPPSEKRRPGSCGQPIGNEMAVFDANDNALPDNELGEIVLRGPNICKAYFKNPEATAKAFANGWFHTGDIGYRDSDGFYHIADRKSDMIIRGGENIYPREIDDLLYTHPAVAAAAVIGVPDELYGEEVAAFVVLRPGTEADEDELIAFCKEHLADYKCPKTVRFLTEIPKGPTGKLLKRELAQLFSKM, from the coding sequence ATGTCAGAGCCTTTTACAAGCGTCCGCGAACTGCTCGAAAGCCGCTCGTCCGAGTACGACGAGAAGGTCTTTCTCATCTCTGAGGCCGACAGCCGCGAGTGGTCATACGCCGCATTTAACAAAGCCGTCAACCGTACTGCGAATTTACTCCTTTCGCACGGCATCTGCAAAGGTGATGTCGTCAGCCTGCTGATGCCGAATTCTGCCGAATACATCATTGCGTATTTTGCATGCTGGAAGATCGGCGCATTGGCCGGCCCCGTCAATTCCCTGCTAAAAAGCGAAGAGATCGAATGGGTCATCGGAAACTCCGAGGCAAGGCTGCTGCTTCTAAATTCCGAGTACAGCGACACAGTCGCGCAGATAGAAAAACCGCCCGTTGTTGTTTTCGACAGTGTCGAGGCCGCGGCCGGAGGCTTCTCATCCGAACTTGCCGAAACCGAGCTGGATAACGATGACGAGGCGATCATCATTTACACATCGGGCACCACGGGCAAGCCGAAAGGCTGCCTTTTGACGCACGGCAATCTATTGGCAAATGCTCGTCAGATAACCGACTGGATGGGTTTCGGCCCCGAAGACCGCCTGCTTACGCTGATGCCGCTCTTTCATATGAACGCTGTTTCGGTAACGACGATGACCGCACTTTATGCGGGCGGGATGACCATCGTAAGCCCGAAGTTCTCGGCGTCCCGCTTCTGGGAGATAATTGAAAGGTACAAAGTTACAAGCTTCGGCAGCGTCGCCACAATGCTGTCGATGCTGCTGAATCGTGCCGATGACACCGCGCAACGCAGGTTCGAGCATCTCAGATTTGCGATGTGCGGATCAGCTCCGGTGCCTGCGGAAGTGCTGCGCCGCTTTGAGGAAGCCTTCGGCTGCCTTGTGATCGAAGGCTACGGCCTTTCAGAATCGACCTGCCGCTCGACCTTTAATCCGCCAAGCGAAAAGCGCCGGCCCGGCTCATGCGGACAGCCGATAGGCAATGAAATGGCGGTCTTTGATGCGAACGATAACGCATTGCCTGACAATGAGTTAGGCGAGATCGTGCTTCGCGGCCCGAATATCTGTAAAGCGTACTTCAAGAATCCGGAAGCGACCGCAAAGGCGTTTGCGAACGGCTGGTTCCATACGGGCGATATCGGCTACCGCGACAGCGACGGCTTCTATCACATCGCCGACCGCAAGTCCGATATGATAATCCGCGGCGGTGAGAACATATATCCGCGCGAGATCGACGATCTGCTTTATACGCACCCAGCGGTAGCCGCGGCGGCAGTGATCGGCGTCCCCGATGAGCTTTACGGCGAGGAAGTGGCCGCATTCGTCGTATTAAGGCCCGGAACAGAAGCTGATGAGGACGAACTGATCGCTTTTTGCAAAGAGCATCTTGCCGACTACAAGTGCCCGAAAACGGTACGCTTCCTCACTGAGATCCCGAAAGGGCCGACCGGCAAGCTTCTAAAACGCGAACTCGCACAACTATTTTCAAAGATGTAA
- a CDS encoding aldehyde dehydrogenase family protein, which translates to MTTYRSYIAGRWIDSTSGKTLPNINPADTNDIIGHAQMCTREEARAAIEAAYDAFKSWRKVPAPTRGRMLTLMARAMEERKEELAQLLTHEEGKTIAEARGEVQRATNVVEFCAGEARRFTGETLPSELPNNWAYTIKEPHGVVGLITPWNFPIAIPVWKIAPALAAGNTVVFKPASNTPSTAVRLVEMFIEAGVPEGVLNLVIGSGSVAGDEIVNHPAVRAVSFTGSSEIGFKLYQQVAKRGIPFQAEMGGKNPVVVLEDCDIDLAVEHTASGAFGSTGQRCTATSRAVVVDKIADAFVSKIVERAKAYKLGSGMDPATDIGPSVDKAQFNTVLRYMDIGKEDGATLLCGGKRAEGEGLENGYFVEPTVFDHVTPDMRIAREEIFGPVLSVLRVKDLDQAMEVANDCEYGLSSAVFSNDYNDITRFVNEIESGMTHVNSPTTGGEAHIPFGGIKATGIGAREQGSTSLDFYSELKVVYVDATGRKREGNLY; encoded by the coding sequence ATGACGACGTATCGCAGCTACATTGCAGGAAGATGGATCGACTCAACATCCGGTAAGACCTTGCCAAATATCAATCCGGCAGACACCAACGACATTATCGGGCATGCCCAGATGTGCACGCGCGAGGAAGCCCGCGCGGCCATCGAGGCGGCTTACGACGCGTTCAAGTCGTGGAGGAAGGTTCCGGCCCCGACACGCGGCCGTATGCTTACCCTCATGGCACGTGCGATGGAGGAGCGAAAGGAAGAGCTTGCTCAATTGTTGACGCACGAAGAAGGCAAGACCATTGCCGAGGCACGAGGCGAGGTGCAGCGTGCAACCAATGTTGTCGAATTCTGCGCCGGCGAGGCGCGCCGCTTTACGGGCGAGACACTGCCGAGCGAGCTGCCCAACAACTGGGCATATACGATCAAGGAGCCGCACGGTGTCGTCGGGCTGATCACGCCGTGGAATTTCCCGATCGCGATACCTGTGTGGAAGATCGCACCGGCACTTGCCGCGGGCAATACGGTCGTCTTCAAGCCTGCGTCAAATACTCCGTCAACCGCAGTGCGGCTTGTCGAGATGTTCATCGAAGCCGGTGTGCCGGAAGGCGTACTCAACCTTGTCATCGGTTCGGGAAGCGTTGCGGGCGATGAGATCGTAAATCATCCTGCGGTACGGGCCGTTTCGTTCACGGGTTCGAGCGAGATCGGCTTCAAATTGTATCAGCAGGTCGCAAAACGCGGCATTCCCTTCCAAGCCGAGATGGGCGGAAAGAACCCTGTCGTTGTGCTCGAGGATTGCGATATCGACCTTGCTGTTGAACATACCGCGTCGGGGGCATTCGGCTCGACCGGTCAGCGCTGTACGGCAACATCACGAGCTGTCGTTGTTGATAAGATCGCCGACGCTTTCGTCAGCAAGATCGTCGAACGTGCCAAGGCATACAAACTTGGCTCAGGAATGGATCCCGCAACGGACATCGGGCCGTCAGTTGACAAAGCCCAGTTCAATACGGTGCTTCGATATATGGATATCGGCAAAGAGGACGGAGCAACGCTGCTTTGCGGCGGCAAGCGTGCCGAGGGCGAAGGGCTTGAGAACGGCTACTTTGTCGAACCGACCGTTTTTGACCACGTAACGCCCGATATGCGGATCGCTCGCGAAGAGATATTCGGGCCGGTTCTTTCGGTCCTGCGCGTCAAAGACCTCGATCAGGCAATGGAGGTCGCGAACGACTGCGAGTACGGCCTTTCGTCAGCCGTCTTTTCGAATGACTACAACGACATCACACGGTTCGTCAACGAGATCGAAAGCGGAATGACCCACGTCAATTCGCCGACCACCGGCGGCGAGGCCCATATACCGTTCGGCGGCATCAAAGCAACGGGCATCGGTGCACGCGAGCAAGGTTCGACCTCGCTCGATTTCTATTCGGAGCTGAAGGTGGTTTACGTCGATGCGACCGGCAGAAAACGGGAGGGCAATTTATATTGA